A window from Synechococcus sp. RSCCF101 encodes these proteins:
- the speB gene encoding agmatinase produces MTSSQASGAAFERRDPSQGMEALEKEARLPLTGWQQEVDRGKALGLEAAASIVDRRLSTFSRGELPHYAGINTFMKAPYLEDVNQVGNYDVAILGVPHDSGTTYRPGTRFGPQGIRRISALYTPYNYEMGVDLREQISLCDVGDIFTIPANNEKSFDQISKGVAHVFASGAFPIILGGDHSIGFPTVRGVCRHLGDRKVGIIHFDRHVDTQETDLDERMHTCPWFHATNMANAPARNLVQLGIGGWQVPREGVKVCRERGTNVLTVTDICDMGLEAAAEFAIERATDGTDCVYISFDIDCIDAGFVPGTGWPEPGGLLPREALKLLELIVRRVPVCGLEVVEVSPPYDISDMTSLMATRVICDTMAHLVVSGQLPRRERPGWLHDTCNMAVDQAWR; encoded by the coding sequence ATGACCTCGTCCCAAGCGTCCGGCGCTGCCTTCGAGCGACGCGACCCCAGCCAGGGCATGGAGGCCCTGGAGAAGGAAGCCCGGCTCCCGCTCACCGGCTGGCAGCAGGAGGTGGACCGTGGCAAGGCCCTCGGCCTCGAGGCCGCCGCCAGCATCGTCGATCGACGCCTCTCCACCTTTTCCCGCGGCGAGCTGCCCCACTACGCGGGCATCAACACCTTCATGAAGGCGCCCTATCTGGAGGATGTGAACCAGGTGGGGAACTACGACGTGGCCATCCTGGGGGTTCCCCACGACAGCGGCACCACCTACCGCCCCGGCACACGCTTCGGGCCCCAGGGCATCCGCCGCATCTCAGCTCTCTACACCCCCTACAACTACGAAATGGGGGTGGACCTGCGCGAGCAGATCAGCCTCTGCGATGTGGGCGACATCTTCACCATTCCCGCCAACAACGAGAAGTCCTTCGACCAGATCTCCAAGGGGGTCGCCCACGTCTTCGCCAGCGGCGCCTTCCCGATCATTCTCGGTGGCGATCACTCGATCGGCTTTCCCACGGTGCGGGGGGTCTGCCGCCATCTGGGCGATCGCAAGGTGGGCATCATCCATTTCGACCGGCACGTCGACACCCAGGAGACGGATCTGGATGAACGGATGCACACCTGTCCCTGGTTCCACGCCACCAACATGGCGAATGCACCGGCGCGGAATCTGGTGCAGCTGGGCATCGGCGGCTGGCAGGTGCCCCGCGAGGGGGTGAAGGTGTGCCGGGAACGGGGCACCAACGTGCTCACGGTGACCGACATCTGCGACATGGGCCTCGAGGCGGCGGCGGAGTTCGCGATCGAGCGGGCCACCGACGGCACCGACTGCGTCTACATCTCCTTCGACATCGACTGCATCGATGCCGGCTTCGTGCCGGGGACCGGCTGGCCGGAGCCCGGCGGCCTGCTGCCCCGAGAGGCCCTGAAACTGCTGGAGCTGATCGTGCGTCGGGTCCCCGTCTGCGGGTTGGAAGTGGTGGAGGTCTCCCCTCCCTACGACATCAGCGACATGACCTCGCTGATGGCGACCCGTGTGATCTGCGACACCATGGCCCACCTCGTGGTGAGCGGTCAGCTGCCCCGCCGCGAGCGTCCGGGCTGGCTGCATGACACCTGCAACATGGCCGTCGATCAGGCCTGGAGGTGA
- a CDS encoding ABC transporter ATP-binding protein, which translates to MELQVRNVNKQFGEGARRKLVLSDISFTMRSGDFTALVGSSGSGKSTLLRLVAGLDHPSSGSITVDGEPVRGPGPDRGMVFQKYSLYPWLTAADNVAFGMRLRRMPEREVRERTAYFLEVVGLQDAARRLPKELSGGMQQRVAIARALATDPRVLLLDEPFGALDLQIRESMQDFMVQLWQRTGLTVLLITHDVEEALIMAQRVHVLAPNPGRIIHTVDVTLEKSDLEGLRVDPDFLHVRQELVHQLRSLDGRLS; encoded by the coding sequence ATGGAACTCCAGGTCCGCAACGTCAACAAGCAGTTCGGCGAGGGTGCCCGCCGCAAGCTCGTGCTCAGCGACATCAGCTTCACGATGCGCTCGGGCGACTTCACCGCCCTGGTCGGCAGTTCGGGCTCCGGCAAGAGCACCCTGCTGCGCCTGGTGGCCGGGCTGGATCACCCCAGCAGCGGCTCGATCACCGTGGACGGCGAACCGGTGCGCGGACCGGGCCCCGACCGGGGCATGGTGTTCCAGAAGTACAGCCTCTATCCCTGGCTGACCGCCGCGGACAACGTGGCCTTCGGGATGCGTCTGAGGCGGATGCCCGAGCGGGAGGTGCGGGAGCGCACGGCCTATTTCCTCGAGGTGGTGGGCCTTCAGGACGCCGCCCGCAGGCTGCCGAAGGAACTCTCCGGCGGCATGCAGCAGCGGGTGGCGATCGCCCGGGCCCTGGCCACCGACCCCCGCGTGCTGCTGCTGGATGAACCCTTCGGGGCCCTGGACCTTCAGATCCGGGAGTCCATGCAGGACTTCATGGTGCAGCTCTGGCAGCGCACCGGCCTCACGGTGCTGCTGATCACCCACGACGTGGAGGAGGCGCTGATCATGGCCCAGCGGGTCCATGTGCTCGCCCCCAATCCCGGCCGCATCATCCACACGGTGGACGTGACGCTGGAGAAAAGCGATCTCGAAGGGCTGCGGGTGGATCCCGATTTCCTGCACGTGCGCCAGGAGCTCGTGCACCAGCT
- a CDS encoding PfkB family carbohydrate kinase codes for MPAHPPSRQEALSVPSDLWSPLPLEALPPLSDLQLAVVGHTEVVTFVRVDRLPRPGEVAHGRDLAVMAAGGGPVVAAQMARLRPGRVRFLTALGRDAAGARAAEELVRLGLDPHIAWRDAPTRQAITFVESGGERTITVIGERLQPCAADALPWTELADRHGVFATACDAPALQLARRARVLTATPRVRQAVLEASGVRLDSLIGSALDPGEALAADQLPAPPVCVIRTAGAAGGEVFPGGRFSAPPRTAAVVDAYGAGDSFAAGVTVGLAAGWSLREAISLGCHCGSACLDGQGPYATQLRLPDDGRSDESH; via the coding sequence GTGCCAGCTCATCCACCCTCGCGGCAGGAGGCGCTCTCCGTCCCTTCGGACCTCTGGTCGCCCCTGCCCCTGGAGGCTCTGCCACCCCTGAGCGACCTGCAGCTGGCGGTGGTGGGGCACACGGAGGTGGTGACCTTCGTGCGGGTGGACCGGTTGCCCCGACCCGGAGAGGTGGCCCACGGCCGGGATCTGGCGGTGATGGCGGCCGGGGGCGGGCCGGTGGTGGCGGCTCAGATGGCGCGGCTGCGGCCCGGTCGCGTGCGCTTCCTCACGGCCCTGGGCCGGGATGCGGCCGGTGCGCGCGCCGCCGAGGAACTGGTGCGGCTGGGGCTCGACCCTCACATCGCCTGGCGGGATGCTCCCACCCGCCAGGCGATCACCTTCGTCGAGAGCGGTGGCGAGCGCACGATCACCGTGATCGGCGAACGCCTGCAGCCGTGTGCCGCCGACGCTCTGCCCTGGACGGAGCTGGCGGACCGCCACGGTGTCTTCGCCACGGCGTGCGATGCGCCGGCGCTGCAGCTGGCCCGCCGGGCGAGGGTCCTCACGGCCACCCCGCGCGTCCGGCAGGCCGTTCTCGAGGCCTCGGGGGTGCGTCTCGATTCCCTGATCGGCAGCGCCCTCGACCCTGGTGAGGCGCTGGCGGCTGATCAGCTGCCCGCTCCGCCGGTTTGTGTCATCCGCACGGCCGGTGCGGCGGGGGGCGAGGTCTTCCCCGGCGGCCGGTTCTCGGCGCCGCCGCGCACCGCTGCGGTCGTGGATGCCTACGGCGCCGGCGACAGCTTCGCGGCGGGGGTGACGGTGGGACTGGCGGCGGGCTGGAGCCTGCGGGAGGCCATCAGCCTCGGCTGCCACTGCGGCTCCGCCTGCCTGGACGGTCAGGGCCCTTACGCCACGCAGCTGCGTCTGCCGGACGATGGCCGCTCAGATGAAAGCCATTGA
- a CDS encoding ABC transporter permease, which yields MTPTAFTGDAQPPGWLRFGQVPGRQTRTALQTSSLLVPLLIWLTVSAFGWVDSAFLPSPGAVYRSLVEMIRSGIVFQDITASTGRVMAGFALATLAAIPIGILMGSYPGIRALLEPLIAMLRYMPAAAFIPLLIIYLGIGEEPKIALIFIGTVFFNVLMVMDAVKFVPEELVETTLTLGGNTRQLLLQVISRYSMPSIIDTLRINIATSWNLVVIAELVAAETGLGKRIQLAQRFFLTDQIFAVLLVLGLIGFAIDMAFRLLLRVSCRWAT from the coding sequence ATGACCCCGACTGCGTTCACCGGTGACGCCCAGCCCCCGGGCTGGCTCCGCTTCGGCCAGGTGCCCGGTCGCCAGACCCGCACGGCACTCCAGACCAGCTCCCTGCTGGTCCCGCTGCTGATCTGGCTGACGGTGAGCGCCTTCGGCTGGGTGGACAGCGCCTTCCTGCCCTCACCCGGCGCGGTGTATCGCTCGCTCGTGGAGATGATCCGCAGCGGCATCGTGTTCCAGGACATCACCGCCAGCACCGGCCGGGTGATGGCGGGTTTCGCCCTCGCCACGCTGGCGGCGATTCCGATCGGGATCCTGATGGGCTCCTATCCGGGCATCCGCGCCCTGCTGGAGCCGCTGATCGCGATGCTGCGCTACATGCCGGCGGCCGCGTTCATTCCGCTGCTCATCATCTATCTCGGCATCGGCGAAGAGCCTAAGATCGCGCTGATCTTCATCGGCACGGTCTTCTTCAACGTGCTGATGGTGATGGATGCGGTGAAATTCGTGCCTGAGGAGCTGGTGGAGACCACCCTCACCCTGGGCGGCAACACGCGCCAGCTGCTGCTGCAGGTGATCAGCCGCTACAGCATGCCCAGCATCATCGACACCCTCCGCATCAACATCGCCACCTCCTGGAACCTGGTGGTGATCGCGGAGCTAGTGGCCGCTGAAACCGGCCTGGGCAAGCGCATCCAGCTGGCCCAGCGCTTCTTCCTCACCGATCAGATCTTCGCTGTGCTGTTGGTGCTCGGCCTGATCGGCTTCGCCATCGACATGGCCTTCCGTCTGCTGCTGCGCGTCAGCTGCCGCTGGGCCACCTGA
- a CDS encoding hydrogenase maturation nickel metallochaperone HypA has product MHEVDMTRCLLLALEEWRQQHHTDRPRVETVHLDVGRFTCVEPDALLGTYAAAVAGSWLDGSRLTIHTIPLVGRCSCCRATYSPSAEEAYRSPCCDRPLEEIVSGRELRIRDVEYTLPSGESIAAPLAAAAAHRT; this is encoded by the coding sequence ATGCATGAAGTGGACATGACCCGCTGCCTGTTGCTGGCCCTGGAGGAGTGGCGCCAGCAGCACCACACCGACCGGCCCCGGGTGGAGACGGTTCACCTCGACGTGGGTCGCTTCACCTGCGTCGAACCCGACGCCCTCCTGGGCACCTACGCCGCCGCCGTCGCCGGCAGCTGGCTGGATGGCTCCCGTCTGACCATCCACACCATTCCCCTGGTGGGCCGCTGCTCCTGCTGCCGGGCCACCTATTCCCCCAGCGCCGAAGAGGCCTACCGCTCTCCCTGCTGCGACCGGCCGCTCGAGGAGATCGTCTCCGGCCGGGAACTGCGCATCCGGGATGTGGAGTACACGCTTCCCTCCGGCGAATCGATCGCCGCCCCCCTCGCCGCAGCGGCGGCCCATCGCACCTGA
- a CDS encoding Rieske 2Fe-2S domain-containing protein, whose protein sequence is MVASPTRAEAPTRWSVGPVWCDQWYPVAYLRDLDPGQPTAFTLLGRDLVLWWDQQSSRWRAFEDRCPHRLVPLSQGRINEAGQLECPYHGWSFDGAGTCQAIPQAEEGVSPGSRRASCLALPTAEGQGLLFVFAGEAGRADATPLPLIPSLEEEGDAWLIQDTFRDLPMDAVTLLENVLDVSHVNFTHHRTVGRRDNAAPVRAELLREGPDGFEATWAEGPRRGRLGSQHTTFRAPQLMWHELEAKGFARILTVVYAVPIRPGECRLFARFPFRFASPWSRRLLSLRPRWLQHVANHTVLEDDQVFLHWQERSLAAAGGSERFEQACYLPTGSDLYVKALHRWLNGPGSAPFPGQAPPPRLELPDLMDRYHSHTIHCRSCSGALRRLRQLQPLVLVALALALVASAWAGPSWSGGLDLGLAGALWLAWRWMRGKEQGLLRGSGLPPRNR, encoded by the coding sequence ATGGTTGCCAGTCCGACCCGCGCCGAAGCGCCGACCCGCTGGAGCGTGGGCCCCGTCTGGTGCGATCAGTGGTACCCGGTGGCCTATCTGCGCGACCTCGATCCGGGCCAACCCACCGCCTTCACGCTGCTGGGGCGCGATCTGGTGCTCTGGTGGGATCAGCAGAGCAGCCGCTGGCGTGCCTTCGAGGACCGCTGCCCCCACCGGTTGGTGCCCCTCAGCCAGGGGCGCATCAACGAAGCCGGCCAGCTGGAGTGCCCGTATCACGGCTGGTCGTTCGATGGGGCCGGCACCTGCCAGGCCATTCCCCAGGCCGAGGAGGGGGTGTCTCCGGGCAGTCGCCGTGCCAGCTGCCTGGCGCTTCCCACGGCGGAGGGTCAGGGGCTGCTGTTCGTCTTCGCCGGAGAGGCGGGCCGGGCCGACGCCACACCGCTGCCCCTGATCCCCTCGCTGGAGGAGGAGGGTGACGCCTGGCTCATCCAGGACACCTTCCGGGACCTTCCGATGGATGCGGTGACCCTGCTGGAGAACGTGCTCGATGTGAGCCACGTGAACTTCACGCACCACCGCACCGTCGGCCGGCGCGACAACGCGGCTCCGGTCCGCGCCGAGCTGCTGCGGGAGGGGCCGGACGGCTTCGAGGCCACATGGGCCGAGGGCCCCAGGCGGGGCCGTCTCGGCTCACAGCACACCACGTTCCGGGCGCCCCAGCTGATGTGGCACGAGCTGGAGGCCAAGGGGTTCGCGCGCATTCTCACCGTCGTCTACGCCGTGCCGATCCGCCCCGGTGAGTGCCGGCTGTTCGCGCGTTTCCCCTTCCGCTTCGCCTCCCCCTGGTCGAGGCGGCTGCTCAGCCTGAGGCCCCGCTGGCTGCAGCACGTGGCCAACCACACCGTTCTGGAGGACGATCAGGTGTTTCTGCACTGGCAGGAGCGCAGCCTCGCCGCGGCGGGCGGCAGCGAGCGGTTCGAGCAGGCCTGTTACCTCCCCACCGGCAGCGACCTCTACGTGAAGGCCCTGCACCGCTGGCTCAACGGACCCGGTTCGGCTCCCTTCCCCGGCCAGGCCCCGCCGCCGCGGCTCGAGCTTCCGGACCTGATGGATCGTTACCACAGCCACACGATCCACTGCCGCAGCTGCTCGGGAGCGCTGCGCCGCCTGCGGCAGCTGCAGCCGCTCGTCCTGGTGGCCCTGGCCCTGGCCCTTGTGGCCTCGGCCTGGGCGGGCCCCTCCTGGAGCGGCGGGCTCGATCTGGGCCTGGCCGGGGCCCTGTGGCTCGCCTGGCGCTGGATGCGCGGCAAGGAGCAGGGGCTGCTGCGGGGATCGGGCCTGCCCCCGCGCAACCGCTGA
- the hypB gene encoding hydrogenase nickel incorporation protein HypB → MHMPLQDTLGINLLAANSRQAEHNRSHFDAWGTLCLNVMSSPGAGKTSLLERSLPVLARSLRMAVLEGDMTTRLDAERLEATGIPVVPITTGRACHLDAAMVSGGLKLLRQRLNPEELDLLWVENVGNLVCPAEFEVGEHLKVALLSVTEGEDKPLKYPVMFREADCVLITKVDLLPHLPLDVAALERNIHSVNPEATVLQLSAINGRGFDLWHAWIERQRSLQAGSEQPAALAAGPR, encoded by the coding sequence ATGCACATGCCCCTTCAGGACACGCTCGGCATCAATCTGCTGGCGGCCAACAGCCGGCAGGCCGAGCACAACCGCAGTCATTTCGATGCCTGGGGCACCCTCTGTCTCAATGTGATGAGCAGCCCCGGAGCCGGCAAGACGTCCCTGCTGGAGCGAAGCCTGCCGGTGCTGGCCCGCAGCCTGCGAATGGCGGTGCTCGAGGGCGACATGACCACCCGGCTCGATGCGGAACGGCTCGAGGCCACCGGGATCCCCGTGGTGCCGATCACCACGGGTCGGGCCTGCCATCTGGATGCCGCCATGGTCTCCGGTGGGCTCAAGCTGCTGCGCCAGCGCCTGAACCCGGAGGAACTGGACCTGCTCTGGGTGGAGAACGTGGGCAATCTCGTCTGCCCGGCGGAATTCGAGGTGGGTGAACACCTCAAGGTGGCCCTGCTGAGCGTGACCGAGGGCGAGGACAAGCCGCTCAAGTACCCGGTGATGTTCCGGGAGGCCGACTGCGTGCTGATCACCAAGGTGGATCTGCTGCCCCACCTTCCCCTGGATGTGGCCGCACTCGAGCGCAACATCCACAGCGTCAACCCCGAAGCCACGGTGCTGCAGCTCTCGGCCATCAACGGCCGGGGCTTCGATCTCTGGCATGCCTGGATCGAGCGCCAGCGCAGCCTCCAGGCCGGCTCAGAGCAGCCCGCAGCCCTCGCGGCTGGTCCGCGCTGA
- a CDS encoding glutamine synthetase III encodes MPSPNRFSAIQQIAGRPPVPTPEVESLESLWARDVFTLAKMKDALPKAAFKSIQRTIRDGGKLDLSVADMVAQAMKDWAMNRGALYYAHVFYPLTSLTAEKHDGFIVPQGDGTALAEFSGKLLVQGEPDGSSFPNGGIRTTFEARGYTAWDVTSPAYLMETENGITLCIPTVFVSWTGEALDKKTPLLRSNATLNKQAQRLLRLLGEETIAPINSSCGAEQEYFLVDSAFLPLRQDLMLTGRTLLGAPSAKGQQFDDHYFGAIPERVQVFMQDVEHRLYRLGIPAKTRHNEVAPGQFEIAPYFEAANVATDHQQLIMTVLKNTAKKHGFTCLLHEKPFEGINGSGKHVNWSLGNSSQGNLLDPGKTPHENMQFLLFCAAVIRGVHLYGPLMRAVIASASNDHRLGANEAPPAIISVYLGSQLEDVFNQIRAGDLKASTDGGLMSLGIDTLPEFPKDPGDRNRTSPFAFTGNRFEFRAVGSGQSVAGPLIALNTLLSDSISWVCDQLESRMAGGATLDAAAMGTIQQIMNEHGAVVFGGDGYSEAWHRMAVEERHLENLPTTADSLPVLTRPQVRDLFDRMGVLSPVELESRFEVYGEQYVLAIEVEAKVLLRMTRTQVYPAVMEYLDALAQSLRDQEYLGLPPDRSSAGKVAQLNQSLLAECAALESAIAETPEDGVEASMRHCADVILPLMTRIREAVDGLEIIVADDLWPLPTYQEMLFSR; translated from the coding sequence ATGCCCAGCCCCAACCGTTTCTCGGCCATTCAGCAGATCGCCGGGAGACCGCCTGTGCCCACGCCAGAGGTGGAGTCGCTCGAGAGCCTCTGGGCGCGCGATGTGTTCACCCTCGCGAAGATGAAGGATGCGCTGCCCAAGGCGGCCTTCAAGTCGATCCAGCGCACCATCCGCGACGGCGGCAAGCTGGATCTCTCGGTGGCCGACATGGTGGCTCAGGCCATGAAGGACTGGGCGATGAACCGGGGCGCGCTCTACTACGCCCACGTCTTCTATCCCCTCACCAGCCTGACGGCTGAGAAGCACGACGGTTTCATCGTGCCCCAGGGCGATGGAACGGCCCTGGCGGAATTCTCCGGCAAGCTGCTGGTGCAGGGCGAGCCTGACGGCTCCTCCTTCCCCAACGGCGGCATCCGCACCACCTTCGAGGCCCGCGGCTACACGGCCTGGGATGTGACCAGTCCGGCCTACCTGATGGAGACCGAGAACGGCATCACTCTGTGCATTCCCACGGTCTTCGTCTCCTGGACCGGTGAGGCCCTCGACAAGAAGACACCGCTGCTGCGCTCCAACGCCACCCTCAACAAACAGGCCCAGCGTCTGCTGCGTCTGCTGGGTGAGGAGACCATCGCCCCGATCAACTCCAGCTGCGGCGCCGAGCAGGAGTACTTCCTGGTGGACAGCGCCTTCCTGCCGCTGCGCCAGGACCTGATGCTCACCGGCCGCACCCTCCTGGGAGCCCCCTCGGCCAAGGGACAGCAGTTCGATGACCACTACTTCGGTGCCATCCCGGAGCGGGTGCAGGTGTTCATGCAGGACGTGGAGCACCGCCTCTACCGGCTCGGCATTCCCGCCAAGACGCGTCACAACGAGGTGGCGCCCGGTCAGTTCGAGATCGCGCCTTACTTCGAGGCGGCCAACGTGGCCACCGATCACCAGCAGCTGATCATGACCGTGCTGAAGAACACGGCCAAGAAGCACGGCTTCACCTGTCTGCTGCATGAAAAGCCCTTCGAGGGCATCAACGGCTCCGGCAAGCACGTCAACTGGTCCCTGGGTAATTCCAGCCAGGGCAATCTGCTCGACCCGGGCAAGACTCCCCACGAGAACATGCAGTTCCTGCTGTTCTGCGCGGCGGTGATCCGCGGGGTGCATCTCTACGGACCGCTGATGCGGGCCGTGATCGCCAGCGCCAGCAATGACCACCGCCTCGGCGCCAACGAAGCCCCGCCGGCGATCATCTCGGTCTATCTGGGCAGCCAGCTGGAGGATGTGTTCAATCAGATCCGCGCCGGCGATCTCAAGGCCTCCACTGACGGTGGTCTGATGAGCCTGGGCATCGACACCCTGCCCGAGTTCCCGAAGGATCCCGGCGATCGCAACCGCACCTCCCCCTTCGCCTTCACCGGCAACCGCTTCGAATTCAGGGCGGTGGGCTCCGGTCAGTCGGTGGCGGGTCCCCTGATCGCGCTGAACACCCTGCTCTCGGATTCGATCAGCTGGGTCTGCGACCAGCTGGAAAGCCGCATGGCGGGTGGAGCCACCCTCGACGCGGCGGCCATGGGCACAATCCAGCAGATCATGAACGAGCACGGAGCGGTGGTCTTCGGTGGCGACGGCTATTCCGAGGCCTGGCACCGGATGGCCGTGGAGGAGCGGCATCTGGAGAACCTGCCCACCACCGCCGACTCCCTGCCGGTGCTGACCCGGCCCCAGGTGCGGGATCTGTTCGACCGCATGGGCGTGCTCAGCCCCGTGGAGCTGGAGAGCCGCTTTGAGGTCTATGGCGAGCAGTACGTGCTGGCCATCGAGGTGGAGGCCAAGGTGCTGCTGCGCATGACGCGAACCCAGGTGTATCCGGCGGTGATGGAGTACCTCGACGCCCTGGCCCAGTCCCTGCGCGACCAGGAGTACCTCGGCCTGCCGCCCGACCGCAGCAGCGCCGGCAAGGTGGCCCAGCTCAATCAGAGCCTGCTGGCCGAATGCGCCGCGCTGGAATCGGCCATCGCCGAAACGCCGGAGGACGGGGTGGAAGCCTCCATGCGCCACTGCGCCGATGTGATCCTGCCCCTGATGACCCGCATCCGCGAGGCGGTGGATGGACTGGAGATCATCGTTGCCGATGACCTCTGGCCGCTGCCCACTTACCAGGAGATGCTGTTCAGCCGCTGA
- a CDS encoding putative 2OG-Fe(II) oxygenase, with amino-acid sequence MEVLDLFPRSILRGELKPDLLERLIAHSRSVLRQPEASPDASVKLAGQLSQQRELNPAQPAVEELCRTALLPGCERWIRHVIDRQPPQGRGPWTPGRYRLQLIDVWLNCQCAGDYNPTHTHGGSFSGVVFLQVPDQIRPDRFDGQLCFHGPEEWHIQSFRTGMAHYVMPEPGAFYVFPAWQPHSVAPFRGEGQRWSLAFNVLAVPQPSGPSAPSLSVQEPRRAAAAGNVSLSSERPRPSGF; translated from the coding sequence GTGGAGGTGCTGGATCTGTTTCCGCGCTCCATTCTCCGGGGCGAACTCAAGCCGGATCTGCTCGAACGGCTGATCGCCCATTCCCGCAGCGTGCTCCGGCAACCGGAGGCCAGCCCCGACGCCTCGGTGAAACTGGCGGGGCAGCTCAGCCAGCAGCGGGAGCTGAATCCGGCCCAGCCGGCGGTGGAGGAGCTGTGCCGCACGGCATTGCTGCCGGGCTGCGAGCGCTGGATCCGCCACGTGATCGACCGTCAGCCGCCGCAGGGCCGCGGCCCCTGGACGCCGGGTCGCTACCGCCTGCAGCTGATCGATGTCTGGCTCAACTGCCAGTGCGCCGGCGACTACAACCCCACCCACACCCACGGCGGCAGCTTCTCCGGGGTGGTGTTCCTCCAGGTGCCGGATCAGATCCGTCCGGATCGCTTCGATGGCCAGCTCTGCTTCCACGGCCCCGAGGAATGGCACATCCAGAGCTTTCGCACCGGCATGGCGCACTACGTGATGCCGGAACCCGGGGCGTTCTATGTGTTCCCGGCCTGGCAGCCCCATTCGGTGGCCCCGTTCCGGGGCGAGGGGCAGCGCTGGTCTCTGGCCTTCAACGTGCTGGCGGTGCCGCAGCCGTCGGGGCCGTCCGCGCCGTCCCTCTCGGTGCAGGAGCCGCGGCGGGCGGCGGCGGCCGGCAATGTGTCGCTCTCGAGCGAGCGGCCTCGACCCTCGGGCTTCTGA
- a CDS encoding ABC transporter substrate-binding protein produces the protein MLRQLRTLALAALALVLAVACARGGPGGGGSATGEPIVLGYSNWAGWWPWAIAVEEKLFEKNGVNVEMQWFDGYVQSMETFAAGKIDGNSQTLNDTISFLPGANGGAVVVLVNDNSAGNDQIIADESIRSIKELKGKTVAVEEGVVDDFLLSLALEDNGMTRDDVIIKGLPTDQAATAFAAGQVDAVGAFPPFTGTAMKREGAHVIASSKEYPGAIPDLMAVSADLIDQRPDDVQKIVQTWWDVRDFMAAEPERSDEIMARRAGITPEEYDQYRDGTRFFTIEDNIEAFSPGEGMQHMPYAAEKMADFMVKVGFIPEKPDMSNLFNPSFIKALS, from the coding sequence ATGCTGCGACAACTCCGCACCCTTGCTCTCGCCGCCCTGGCCCTTGTTCTCGCCGTGGCCTGCGCCCGCGGCGGACCCGGCGGTGGCGGCTCCGCGACCGGTGAACCGATCGTGCTGGGCTACAGCAACTGGGCCGGCTGGTGGCCCTGGGCGATCGCGGTGGAGGAGAAGCTGTTCGAGAAGAACGGCGTGAATGTGGAGATGCAGTGGTTCGACGGCTACGTGCAGTCGATGGAGACGTTCGCCGCCGGCAAGATCGACGGCAACAGCCAGACCCTCAACGACACCATCTCCTTTCTGCCCGGTGCCAACGGTGGAGCAGTGGTGGTGCTCGTGAACGACAACTCGGCCGGCAACGACCAGATCATCGCCGATGAGTCGATCCGCTCGATCAAGGAGCTCAAGGGCAAGACCGTGGCCGTCGAGGAGGGCGTTGTCGACGACTTCCTGCTCAGCCTGGCGCTGGAGGACAACGGCATGACCCGGGACGATGTGATCATCAAGGGCCTGCCCACCGATCAGGCGGCCACGGCCTTCGCCGCCGGTCAGGTGGATGCGGTGGGCGCCTTCCCGCCCTTCACCGGCACCGCGATGAAGCGTGAGGGAGCCCACGTGATCGCCAGCTCCAAGGAGTACCCCGGCGCCATCCCCGACCTGATGGCCGTCAGCGCGGATCTGATCGATCAGCGGCCCGACGATGTGCAGAAGATCGTGCAGACCTGGTGGGATGTGCGCGACTTCATGGCGGCCGAGCCCGAGCGCTCCGATGAAATCATGGCCCGCCGGGCCGGCATCACGCCCGAGGAATACGACCAGTACCGCGACGGCACCCGCTTCTTCACGATCGAGGACAACATCGAGGCCTTCTCACCCGGCGAAGGCATGCAGCACATGCCCTACGCAGCCGAGAAGATGGCGGACTTCATGGTCAAGGTGGGCTTCATCCCCGAGAAGCCGGACATGAGCAACCTGTTCAATCCCAGCTTCATCAAGGCCCTCAGCTGA